The genome window CGAAGACGCAGCGGCCCGCGGAGTTCAACCTCCTGGTGGACCCGGGCTCGAGCAGCGACTTCTCCACCATCCACACCAAGGTGACGACGCTCATCGGCGGGATGGACCGGCTGTCCGCCATGTTCATCAACCACCAGGACCCGGACGTGGGCTCGTCCTCGAGCATCATCAGCGCCCGCTATGCGCCCCGCGCCGGCATCCTCTGCTCGGAGGACACCTGGCGGCTCATCGTCCACTTCAACCTGCCGCGCAACCGCTTCATCCCCACGGAGAAGTTCGCCCAGGGGCTGAGCATCCCCACCGGCCACACGCTGCTGCCGGTGCCCTCGCCCTTCTGCCACTTCCGGGGCGCGGTGATGCTCTATGACCCGCAGACGCGGGTGCTCTTCACCGGTGACCTGTTCGGCGGCCTCACCGACTCCAGCGCCCGGGGGCTGTGGGCGGACGAGTCCGACTGGGCCGGCATCCGCGCCTTCCATCAAATCTACATGCCGGTGAACGCGGCGCTGGTGCGCGCGGTGGCCGCCATCCGCAAGCTGACGCCGGCCGTGGAGATGATTGCGCCCCAGCACGGCCGCATCATCCGGGGCCCGCTGGTGCACCAGTTCCTGGAGCGCATGGAGCGGCTGCAGGTGGGCCTGGACATCATGGACGAGGCGCAGGACCGCACCCACCTCCAGGCCTGGAACGCGGTGCTGGAGCGGGTGCTGTCGCTGGCGCGCGGCTACCTGGGCGACTCGGTGGCGGTGAAGCTCGCGGCCAGCCAGGAGCTGTCGGACACGTCGAAGTTCGACGGCACGCGGCTGGTGGTGAGCCGGCTGGGCAAGTGGACGCTGGAGCACGTGGTGGACCTGCTGTGCCATGGCGAGCCGCCGGAGATTGCCGGCCCCATCATGGTGGAGGCCACCAGCGCCGCCGCCGAATACAACCTGCCCACCCCCCACCTGGACATCGAGGGCGCCGGGGCCATGTCGCACGTGTCCCTGCTGGACACGTGAAGCCATGTCCACCCGAGGTGACGGAGGGAGGGTGCGGTGCGCTCGCCGGAGGATGAGACCGCTGACTTGGCGTTGCTGGAGGGAGCCGCGGTGGAGCCCGTGCGCGGGCAGGCCGCGCCACCGCCCTCGACACCTCCGCCGGAGGAGCTGCTGGCGGAGGC of Pyxidicoccus xibeiensis contains these proteins:
- a CDS encoding oxygen-binding di-iron domain-containing protein: MSSTEAPTTSPSPQSPDLRLVPVEIAPETFWVGKREPGGIFYANPYLRRFRGTNAKTQRPAEFNLLVDPGSSSDFSTIHTKVTTLIGGMDRLSAMFINHQDPDVGSSSSIISARYAPRAGILCSEDTWRLIVHFNLPRNRFIPTEKFAQGLSIPTGHTLLPVPSPFCHFRGAVMLYDPQTRVLFTGDLFGGLTDSSARGLWADESDWAGIRAFHQIYMPVNAALVRAVAAIRKLTPAVEMIAPQHGRIIRGPLVHQFLERMERLQVGLDIMDEAQDRTHLQAWNAVLERVLSLARGYLGDSVAVKLAASQELSDTSKFDGTRLVVSRLGKWTLEHVVDLLCHGEPPEIAGPIMVEATSAAAEYNLPTPHLDIEGAGAMSHVSLLDT